GGCGTGTGCGCGCGCCTGGAGCCCGAGGGCGATGACTCGTGCCGCTGCTTCACCCCGTGCGCGGAGCCCGTCTCCGAGCCCTCTTCCGAGCCCCCTTCCGAGCCTTCCAAGGGGGAGGACATCCCCCGGGGCTGCACGGGCGCGCCGGGTCCGGGAGCGCTGGCGCTGGGAGCACTCGCCGCGTGGCTGTACCGCCGCCGGGCGCCGCTCCCGTGAGCGCGGCGGGCTACAGGGCGTTGCCGCGCTTCATCTTGCGCCGGGTGACGGTCCTCTGGGTGGGCCGGACCTCGGTGGTGGCGGGGCCGTGTCCCACCGGCTCCGTCATGGCGGGCCCCGGGGTCGCCTTGCGCATCAACTTCTGCCGGCGCAGGGCCGCGGCCTGATCTCGCGGAACGGTCTTCTTCCCATTCGTCGCCTGCCGGTTGCTCTGCGCCTCGTCGACGCTCGTCACCCGCCGTGGATTCTTCGTTCCTGCCATTCGCGTTCTGACGGCCATGGCTGCCTCCTTCCATGGAGGTAGGGACCGTCCGGCGGTTTTTCATCCTCCGCCTTCCCTCTTCCTCGTCGGACGCTCGCCCCTCAGCGGCTCATGGCCGCCGCGGCCGTGGGACAATCCGCCACCACGGCCCGGGCCTGGGCGTCTCCACCCGCCGCCTCGCGCACCGCGCGGGACACCGCGTCCTCGCACCGCGAGGGCGCGGGCGTCGCCCGTCCATGGCAGCACCGCCACCCATCCAGGGTCTTCAGGTAGCGAAGGGACTCGGTCCGGGTGGGCGTCACCATGAACCACACCGCGGCCAGGGCCAGCACCAGCCAGGCCCCCTTCCACGGCAGTCCCCCGCGCCAGGGCGGCATGGACTTCGTCTCGAGCGCGAGAGTCCGATCGAAGACGCGGCGCTGGAGGATGGGGGAGACGAGCAGCTCCACCAGCGCCAGGGGCGCCCGGGCCGCTCCACGCGAGACCCCGGGCGCATGGTCGCCGCGCACCAGCCGCAGGCCCACCAGGGCCTGTCCCAGCGTCCACCCGCTCAACCCCCCCACGAGACACACCACGCACCACACGCCCGCCGTGACGGCGATGAGCCGTCCGGGAGTCCGGGTCACGTCCAATGTGCGGAGCAGCCCCCACCCCAGCAGCAGTGAGAGGGCGAGATCCAGCAGATCTCCCAGCCACTGCCGCCCCAGGTGGAGGGTGTCGGCGGTCTCGACGTCGGAGGAGAACAGCGAGTCGCTCATTCTCCCCCAACATAGACCGCTCGCGGCCCGCGTCCCGATTTGTTGCGTCGGGAGGGCGTTGTCTACCCGCCACTGCGGCGGATGTGCATCTCGCTGGGTGGCTTCTTGCGCCCGTTCACCGACGTCGCCAGCCGGGGGGTCTTCGGGTGGTGGGGCTCGGCGGCGGGCCCCAGCGTCACCCGCTCCAGCAGCCGCTCCCGGCGCAAGAGGGGGATCTCATCATGGAAGGGGATGGCTCTGCCTTTGCTCGCCTGCGGACTGGGCTGAGCGGCATGCACGCCCACCTGCCGCCGGTTCTTGATTCCCACGATATCCGTTCGAACTGCCATGTGCGCTCCCTTGGACTGAGCATGGACTTCAGGACAAGGTGGGGCGCGAGGCACGGCGGTGTCACCCCGGGGAGGAGCACCGGGGGGCCTGAACGGCCGCTCGCGGGGGGTGGTCCCGTCAGGACTTGCGGCGCTTGCGCTTGCCGAGCGCGTCGGGCGGGAAGAGCCAGCCGTCCTCCTGGGAGGGGACGGGCTTGGGCGCGTTGCGGGGCCGCTCGGGCTTCTCGTTGGCCGTCTCCACGAGCGTCGCCTTCACCTTGCGGTTGGCGGCGTGGGGCAGGGCCTTGAGGGGCGGCAGGTTCACCTTGCGGCAACTGCGGCACCACGACTGGGGGCGGCGCTCGCCCCGGATGACCCGGATGCCAAAGTCCTGCTCGGTGGGTCCCACGTGGCCACAGCGGGGGCAGCGCGAGAGCGCCGTCTTCCCCACTTCCTTTTCCTTCTCGCGGCCCAGTTGCACCACGAGCTTCAGGGCGGCCGCGAACCCCGGCTTCGGGGTGGCCTCCTGCTTCCGGGCCCGCTTCTTCCGTCCGCCCCCATTGAGGACAGGCATCAGATAATTCTCCCCGAGAAGGTTTCCCTGCCCCAGGATGCTCAACGCGCCGTTGGTCGAGTAGCTCACGGCGTCCTTCATACTAACCGAGTCTGACATGACTTGCTGATCGTCGAGGTGGCCTGCCCGCCACCCGAGCGGCCTGGTCACTCCCCAGGCCCTGGCGTGCCCCGGTCCCGCCCCCCTTCGCGGTGGGAATGAGCACCTTCTCCAGACACCCTTTCGCGAGGAGCGTCACGTGTCTGACACCCCACCGGGCAATCCCCTGAGCCGTGGTGACAAGCGTCCCCCCTCCCGTCCCGGGCCCTCTTCCGCCGCCTTCACCACGTCCCTGGTCCAGGAGGGACGTCTGGACCCGGGCCTGGCCGAGTGCGCGGCCGCCTCGGTCGTCACCGCCCTGTTGCGCAACCTCGAGCTGGACGAGGACCAGGAGCCGCGGGGCCACCTGATGCGCAGGCTGGTGGAGTTCCTTCCCGCCCGGGACGCGGGCAAGGGCTCCCTGGAGCCCATCTCGGGCCAGGAGGCCCTGTTCACGAGCGTGGCGCGGGAGCTGCGTCTGGAGGTCTCCGCGGTGGAGCCCCTGGTGCGCACCGTCTTCCAGACCCTGCGCGGCTTCCTCTCCGAGGGGGAGTGCCAGGACGTGGAGCGCGGCCTGTCCTGGGACCTGCACTACCTGTGGCGGCGCACCCAGTAGGGCGAGCGCCCCGGGCGGGGGCTTCAGGGCGCCTGGAGGAACTTCTCCACGGCGCTCTCCAGCTTCTGCCGGGGCTGGGCACCGACGAGCTGTCCCACCACCCGGCCCTGCTTGAAGAGGAGCAGGGTGGGCACGGAGCGGATGCCATACGCCTGGGCCGTCTCCGGGTTCTCGTCGATGTCCAGCCGCGTCACCTTCATCCGCTCCTTGTTCGCGGTGGCGAGTGCCTCCAGCGCCGGGGTGAGGGCGCGGCACGGGGCGCACCAGTGGGCGGTGAAGTCCACCAGCACCGGCCCGTCCGCCCGCAGCACCTGCCCGCCGAACTCCGCGTCCCTCACGTCGATGATGTCTCCCGCCATGGTTCTCTCCCTCGTGGGTCGAAGCGCGGAAGGGCGCCGCTCGGGGGCCCCGCTTCCGCGGTGGTGTGGGAGGAGAGATAGCGGTGGGGCCCGGCGGGGACGAGGGCCCGGCGCGCGACGGATTGTTCCGTGAAGAGCCCGCTACCGGGGCCCGTCCTCCCAGGGCAGCCCCGGGCCGCCCCGGGTGAGGGCCTCGAGGAAGACCTTCACCTTGGCGGGCATCCGCTGACGGCTGGGATGGACGGCGTAGAGCGCGAGGCCCGGGGGTGACACCGCCTCCAGCACCGGCACGAGCGCGCCGGCGCGCACGTCTTCCGCGACGAGCACGGTGGGCAGGCGCACCAGCCCGAGCCCGGCCCGGGCCGCGGCGTGGCCCGCGCGCACGCTGGGCACCTGCAACCGGCCACTCACCGGCATGGTGCGCGCGCCGCCCGGGCCCGTGAAGAACCACACCTCGTCCGTGCCCGGCTCCGCCACCAGCACGCACTCGTGGTGGGCGAGCTCCTCGGGCGTGCGGGGCGTGCCGCGCCGGCCGAGGTAGGCGGGGCTCGCGTAATAGCCGGTGCGCACGTGGCCGAGCCGGCGCGCCACCAGGGCCGAGTCCACGAGCGGCCCGGTGCGCAGGGCGACGTCATACGCCTCGGCCACGAGGTCCACGTGGGCGGGCGCCAGGGACACCTCCACGCGCACCTGGGGGTGGCGCAAGAGGAAGTCGGCGATGACGGGCGTGAGCAGCTCGCCGAGCAGCGAGAACGTGGCCACGCGCAACGTGCCCCTGGGGATGTCCCGTGACTCGCTCATCGCCTGGTTCACCGCGCGGGCCTCGGCGACGAGCCGCGCGCAGTGCGCGTGGTACTCGCGCCCCGCTTCCGTGAGCCGCAGCCGCCGCGTGTTGCGCTCCAGCAGGCGTGTGCCCAGGCGCTCCTCCAGGG
Above is a window of Cystobacter fuscus DNA encoding:
- a CDS encoding DUF2267 domain-containing protein, producing MSDTPPGNPLSRGDKRPPSRPGPSSAAFTTSLVQEGRLDPGLAECAAASVVTALLRNLELDEDQEPRGHLMRRLVEFLPARDAGKGSLEPISGQEALFTSVARELRLEVSAVEPLVRTVFQTLRGFLSEGECQDVERGLSWDLHYLWRRTQ
- the trxA gene encoding thioredoxin, which translates into the protein MAGDIIDVRDAEFGGQVLRADGPVLVDFTAHWCAPCRALTPALEALATANKERMKVTRLDIDENPETAQAYGIRSVPTLLLFKQGRVVGQLVGAQPRQKLESAVEKFLQAP
- a CDS encoding LysR family transcriptional regulator, producing the protein MPPTPPLLDDMLVFAEVADTGSLTAAAARLGLRKSTVSRRLAALEERLGTRLLERNTRRLRLTEAGREYHAHCARLVAEARAVNQAMSESRDIPRGTLRVATFSLLGELLTPVIADFLLRHPQVRVEVSLAPAHVDLVAEAYDVALRTGPLVDSALVARRLGHVRTGYYASPAYLGRRGTPRTPEELAHHECVLVAEPGTDEVWFFTGPGGARTMPVSGRLQVPSVRAGHAAARAGLGLVRLPTVLVAEDVRAGALVPVLEAVSPPGLALYAVHPSRQRMPAKVKVFLEALTRGGPGLPWEDGPR